A genomic stretch from Falco naumanni isolate bFalNau1 chromosome 8, bFalNau1.pat, whole genome shotgun sequence includes:
- the SUMO1 gene encoding small ubiquitin-related modifier 1 isoform X2 produces the protein MSDQEAKPSAEDLGDKKEGEYIKLKVIGQDSSEIHFKVKMTTHLKKLKESYCQRQGVPMNSLRFLFEGQRITDNHTPKELGMEEEDVIEVYQEQTGGHSTV, from the exons ATGTCTGACCAG GAAGCAAAACCTTCAGCTGAGGACTTAGGAGATAAGAAAGAAGGGGAATACATTAAACTTAAAGTCATTGGGCAG GACAGCAGTGAAATTCACTTCAAGGTGAAAATGACAACACACCTCAAGAAACTCAAAGAATCATACTGTCAAAGACAG gGTGTTCCAATGAATTCACTCAGGTTCCTCTTCGAGGGTCAGAGAATTACTGATAATCATACCCCCAAGGAG ctggggatggaggaggaagatgtGATTGAAGTTTATCAGGAACAGACGGGGGGTCACTCAACAGTTTAg